In Bradyrhizobium manausense, the sequence TCCTCGAACCATTTGATCGAGATGTTGCCGGGCGCGAAGGAGACGTTCTCGATTTTGGTCGGCGCGTGCATCCAGTCGACGCGCTTGGCCTGCTCGGCCCAGAAGGCGTTGGGGTCTGCGATCGAGCGGGCGTACATGTCCTTGTACTTGGCCTGGTCGACCCAGGCGCGCTTGGCCCATTCCGCGGGGACGTCGTAAATCTTCTCGGACATGCTTCCCTCCACATACGGCAAGCCGGGGATCGCAGACTGGCGAGCCGACTTCATCGTTGAACGATTATGCGTCGGGCTAACCGGCCCCGACAAGGAGCACAAGCTGGACCTTCGATGAGCGGCCGGACATGCGGAGAATCCAGCCTCGACGGCCAATTGTCGTGAATCTGAAACAGGCCGGGCGCCGGCGTTTGGCTCTTTACCCAAATCTCCGGAACAGGCCCGTGCAGGGCGCCCATGCGCCGCAGGAGGTATTTAGAGACCGCCTTTCACTGATTCGGGACTCGCAATGCGGTTCGGAACACCCTAAGTGGCTAACCCGGGTCCCAAGAGACCTCCAGGCAAGGCTTGGAACAAAAAACAGAACAGCGGCATTGAACGGTAGCAAACAGGGCCAAGGCTTAAGACTATGATGGATCAGCAGAATCTCGGGACGATGCGGCCTGCTTCGGCCGATCCTGCTGCCATTGCGCTAGCCAAGGCCCTCGGACAATGGCCGAAACCGTCGGGTTCCACCCGCGCCAGCCCGAAAAAGGTGTTCGATGCGGCGCCTGCGGCGACGGTCGAAGCGCTCGCCAAGGAGCTCGGCCTGCGGCTCGGCGACCAGAACGAGCTGAAAATCCGCCGTGTCAGGCGCGGCAAGGGCTATTCCTTTGTCCGCCCCAACGGCGCCCATATCCGCGACGCCCGCACCATTCGCCGGTTGCACGCCATGGCGGTGCCGCCGGCCTATCGCGAGGTGCGCTATTCGGCCGATCCGAGCTCGCATCTCCAGGCGGTGGGACGCGATGCCGCGGGCCGTCTGCAATATCGCTATCACGCCGACTGGGAGAAGGTCCGCGAGCACCGCAAGGCGCATCGCCTTGAAAAGCTCGTCGGTGCCCTGCCGAAAATTCGACGCAAGGTCTCGGCGTTCCTGTCGGGCGAGGAGCCGACGCGCGAATTCGCGCTCTCGGCCGTGATCGAACTGATCGCGCGCACCGCGATTCGCCCCGGCAACGAATCCTATGCGCGCCTCAACGGCACGCGCGGCGCCACCACGCTGCTGAAGTCCAACGTCACGCTCGAAGGCGATAGTTTCGTGCTGACCTTCAAGGCGAAGGGCGGCAAGGCGGTACGGAAAGAGTGCGACGCGGCCAAGCTGGTGCGCGCCATCGGCATTCTGCAGAGCGTGCCCGGCAAGCGCATGTTCCAGTATCGCGATGCTTACGGCATCGTGCGCGCTGTCAGCACCACGCAGGTCAATGCGTTCCTGCGCGAGATCGCCGGCATCAAGATTTCGCTGAAGGATTTCCGCACGCTGATGGCCTCGGCTGTCGTCGTCGAATCGCTGTCGCGGATCACGCCGGCGACCAGCCAGCGCGGCCGCAAGAAGCAGGTGCTGGACGCGATCCGCGCCGCGGCGGACAAGCTCTCCAACACGCCGGCGATCTGCCGCAAGAGCTACGTCCACGACACCATCGTCACGGCGTTTGAGGACGGCATCCTCGAGCGCTTCGCCGCGACCATGAAGGGCCAGCGCTCGCAGGCTCGACGTGAGCAGCTTCTGCAGCAGGTGGTGGCGACTGCGGCAGTATAGTCCGCCTCGCTACGTCTTGTCCGAAACACCCTTGTCCGGACCGGGATCGCGGCCCGCCGCCGCGCTCGTGAGCCGTTCCAGATAATGCGCCCATCCTCTTGCGTGCGCGGCCATCTGTTCCTCGGTCGGCAGCCCGCTATGGGTCATGCGCAGCAGCGTGCCGCCGTCGCGTTCGATCAGGTCGATCTCGATCAGGCTCGACCCCGGCGGCACTTCCTGGCCGCCCTCCCAGCCGAACGTGTAGGCCAGGCGATGCACGGGCACGACCTCGCGGAAGGCGCCGCGAGCGGCACCGCCGCGCGGGCCGATTCCCTTGAGCAGATAGAGCCCGCCGGGATGCGGCTCGGTGGTCGCATCCGAGCCCATCCAGCTCAGGATTTTCTCAGGGTCGGTCAAATAGGCGAACACGGTGGCGCGCGGGGCCGCGATCTGGGTCTCGCGTCGCAATACGAACGGCTCGGTCATCGGCGATCATCCCTGCGGTGATATCAGCACATGGCGGCGCCAAAGCAGCCCGTCAAGGATTGCCCGTGACAAAGACCGCTCTCCTTCGTCATCATTGGGATCATGCAATTCTCTCCGACTCTCGCCTGGCTCGTCGATGCCGCCTCGGATTGTCCCGGCGCCGACCGCCTGCTCGCGGAACTCGGCGCGCATCTGCTCGCCGACGGCGTGCCGCTTGCGGCAGGCAGCCTGACGCTGGAGGTGCCGCATCCGCTGATCGCGAAGCGGACGTGGCTGTGGCGGGCGGACAACGGCCGGGTGATCGAGGCGCTGGGCTTTGCACCGGCCGGATTGGCGCCCGATTTACCCGATGATGCGGGCCGCCGCTGGCTGCGCGACATCGCAGGCGGCGAAGTGCATGAAGACGTTGTCGGGCGTGATGGGCCGCTGCTGGGCTGGATCGGGCCGCGCCCATTCACATCAGACCAAGTCGAGCAACTGCACCAGGCCGCGCGCTTTGCCGCGACACCGCTCGCCGTGCTCGCTGCACGCGCCACGTTGCGGGCGACGCTGGAAGCCTATCTCGGAAGGCGTAGCGCCGAGCGGGTGTTGGCGGCGCCTCTGCGGCGCGATCTCGGCGAGACCATTCAGGCGGCGCTGCTCTATGCCGATCTGCGCGGCTTCACCACCCTGTCGGAAACCAGTCGGCCGGCCGATGTCATCGCCGCGCTCGATGCCTGGTTCGACCGCATCGCCGGCGCCGTTCACGCCTTCGGCGGAGAAGTGCTGAAATTCATCGGCGACGGCGTGCTTGCGATCTTTCCGGTGGTCGAGGCCTCACCGCGCCGCGCCTGCGAGGCGGCTTTGCGTGCCGCCGGCGCGGCCGAAGCCGGGATGGCGTATCTCAACGCGGAGCGCGCTGCGCAAGGCTTGCCGCCACTCGCGTTCGGCGCCGCGCTTCATCTCGGCGAGATGCTCTGGGGCAATATCGGCGCCGCCAATCGGCTGGATTTCACCGCGATCGGTCCCGCCGTCAACCTCGCCAGCCGGCTCGAAGGCCTGTGCAAGCCGCTCGGCAGGACCGTGCTGGTCTCGGGCGCGCTCGCCGCCGAGACGGAAATGCCTTTGGTCGCGCTCGGACTGCACAAGCTGCGCGGCATTGCTTCGCCGTGCGAGGTGCTCGCGTTGCCGGAGACGCAGGCCCGGACGCCGTAGCCCTTAAATTCCGCCCATCTTGCAGACGAGCTTCCATTCCTCGGCCGTGACCGGCTGCACCGACAGGCGCGAATATTTCACCAGCGCCATCTCGGCGAGTTTCTTCTCGGTCTTGATCGCCGCCATCGTCACCGGTGTCTTCAGCGGCTTGTCGGCCTTGATGTCGACGCAGACGAACTTTTCAGTTTTGTCGGTCGGATCGGGGTAGGCCTCCTTGATGATCTCAGCGATGCCGACGATCTCCTTGCCCTCGTTGGAATGATAGAAGAACGCCTTGTCGCCCTTCTTCATGTTCACCAGATTGATGCGTGCGGTGTAATTGCGCACGCCGGTCCAGGCCTCGCCCTTGGCGCCCTTCGCGACCTGCTGATCCCAGGACCACACCGATGGTTCGGATTTCACCAGCCAGTACGCCATGTTCATTCCTCTGCCTTGAAGGGGCGCGTCAACAATCCCGAGATCGCGGCGTCGATCGTGCTCCTGCCGCTCAGGATCGAAGCGACGGCTTCTGATACAGGCATCTCGACGTTTTGCGAAGCGGCGAGCTCGATCAGCACCGGTGCGGTGGATTCGCCTTCGGCCAGCTTGCCGGCCGGCGGCTGCTCGCCGCGTCCGAGTGCCAGCCCGAGTGCGAAATTGCGCGACTGCGGGCTCGAACAGGTCAGGATCAGATCGCCGAGACCGGACAAGCCGGTGAGCGTCTCACCGCGCGCGCCGAGCGCGCGACCCAGACGGGTCAGCTCGGCGAAACCGCGCGTCGTGAGCGCGGCCTGGGCGGAGGCGCCGAGTTTGCGTCCGACCGAGATCCCGACCGCAATCGCGAGAACGTTCTTGGCGGCGCCGCCGATCTCGACACCGCGGACATCAGTGGTGTGATAGGGCCGGAAGGTCGCCGATCCCAGCGCCTGCACCATCCGGCTCGCCAGCGCTTCATCCTTTGCCGCCAGCGTCACCGCCGTCGGCAGGCCGCGCGCGACGTCGTCGGCAAAGCTCGGGCCCGACAAGATCGCGGGCTGCGCATGCGGCGCGGCCTCGGCGATCACGTCGGTCATGAATTTGTGGGTGCCGTGCTCGATGCCCTTGGCGCAGGCGATGATCGGAACAGGCGCTGTGACGTGCGAGGCCAGCATGTTGACCGCGCCGCGCAGATGCTGCGCCGGGGTCGCGATCAGCAGCATGTCGGCACGCGCGGCGAGCGCCAGCTCGCTCGTCACTATGATATCAGGTGCGAGGCGTACGCCGGGCAGTCGCGGATTGTCACGGCTCGATGCGATCCGCGTCGCGTGTTCTGCGTTGCGGGCCCACAGCGTGACGTTCCGCCCAGCACGTGCGGCGACCGTTGCCAGCGCCGTGCCCCAGGCGCCCGCGCCGATCACCGCGACGGAGCGGAACGCGGTCATGGTCAATACCCCGCCCGCGTCTTGCCGTAGCCATCAGGCGCGGTGGCGTTGGCGTCGAGCAGCCAGCGCGCGCGCGGCTGCGCCTCCATCGTGTCGGTGATGCCGAGTGCGAGTCGTTCGGCACCGGCCCAGGCGATCATCGCGCCATTGTCGGTGCAGAGCGCGGGCGGCGGCATGATCAGCTGCGTTTGAGCGTCCCTGGCAACGTCAAAAAGTGCGCCACGGATCGCCTGATTGGCGGCGACACCGCCGGCCGCGACCAGCGCGCGCGGCGCGCCGAACTGTTCGCGAAACAGCCTGAGGCCGACCCGCAGCCGGTCGGCCGTCGAATCCAGCACGGCGGCCTGAAAGCTCGCGCAGAGATCGTTGATGTCCTGCGGCGCGATCTCGGTCAGCCGGCTCGCTTCGGTGCGAACCGCCGTCTTCAACCCTGACAGCGAGAAATTGGCGTCGGGACGCCCCTGCATCGGCCTTGGAAACGCAAAGCGCGTCGCATCGCCGTTGGCCGCCGCGCGCTCGACCTGCGGACCGCCCGGATAGGGCAGACCCAGCATCTTCGCGACCTTGTCGAAGGCCTCGCCGATCGCATCGTCGACGGTGGTGCCGAGCCGCACATATTGGCCGACGCCGGTGACCGCGACGATCTGGGTATGGCCGCCGGAAGCGAGGAACAGGCAATATGGAAACTCCACGCCATCGGTCAGGCGCGGCGTCAGCGCATGCGCCTCGAGATGGTTGACCGCGACCAGTGGCGTGTCATGCACCATCGCAATCGCCTTCGCGGTGGTGAGCCCGACGATGACGCCGCCGATCAGTCCCGGTCCCGCGGCGGCCGCGACACCGTTGAGCTGGGCGAATCCGATGCCGGCCTCGCTCATGGCGCGGTCGATGATGCCGTCGAGCAGGTCGATATGGGCGCGTGCGGCGATCTCGGGAACGACGCCCCCGAAGCGGGCATGCTCCTCGACTTGCGACCGCACGACATTCGACAGGATCCTGCCGCTTCCGCTCGGCGCGCGCTCGATCACGGCCGCCGCGGTCTCGTCGCAGGTGGTCTCGATGCCCAGTACCAGCATTGGCGAATTGTTATCCAATTTGCGCCCTTGCGCTCATCCATAAAGCAGCGTTCTGGTAACGCGGTAGCATTCCGGGGTCGGCTTGCGCAATCGTCACGCGCGGTCATCCCTCGAATGCGTCACCGCCACGCGGTCCGGGAACACAAGCGATGTCCATTCTCGTCACACGGCCGCATCCCGATAATGAGGCGACGGCGGAAAATTTGCGCGCGCGGGGTCATGTGGTGCTGCTCGCGCCGGTGCTCAAGTTCGAGCCGGTCGCTTTCCGTGACGAGAGCGAGGCGGGCTACAGCGCTGTCATCGTCACGTCGGCCAATGCGATCCGCGCCGTCGCGCCGCAATTGCGCGACCTCGGCCTCGTGGAGCTGCCGCTGTTCGCGGTGGGCGAGCACACCGCTTCCGTGGCACGTGACATCGGCTTCACCGAGGTGATCGTCGCCGGTGGCGATGCCGCTTCCTTGCGCGACAAGGTGATGCAGGGCGGGCGCAACAAGCTGGTGAAGAAGAAAAGCACGCTGCTTTATCTCGCGGGCGCCGACCTGTCGCGGGATCTCGGCGGCGATCTGGGCGCGGAAGGGTTCAGCGTGGTCACGCAGACGACTTACCGCATGGCTCCGGTCAAGGTGCTCCCGCGCGAGGTCTGCGAAGGCTTTGCCGCGCACGGCATCGAGGCGGTGCTGCATTACTCCCGGCGCAGCGCGCGCGCCTTCCTGGATGCGGCGCGGGACGAAGGCGTCGAAATCTCGGCGCTGGCGATCCCGCAATGCTGCCTGTCCGAGACGGTCGCCAGCGTGTTGCGCGATGCCGGTGCGTCGCAGGTTCTGGTGGCCGCGGACCCGGACGAAAATGCCCTCTTCAACGCCTTGGAGCGTGCTTTGCGGACCCGTTTGGCGTAAGAGGACGGGCCGAATCCGACGCAATCGGGCTCGTCTCTGGTATGCAAGTGTGAGGAACCGTCACGATGGCCGACGACAAGCCTGAAGACGCAGGCAAGCCTGAAGACGCTGGAATGCCCCCCGAATCCGGCCGTGCCAAGCGCACCCCGCCCACCATCGACCTCGAAGCGACCGAAGTCTCCACCCAGCCGCAGGACGCGGCGGGCAAGCCGGAGGCGCAGCCATCGGCCGAACAGGCAAGCTCCGGGCCGGCCGCCGCTGAAGACGCCAAGGTCGAGACCGTCCAGTCTGAGCCGCAGCGCGAGGAGACGCAGGCCGCCGCTGCATCGAGCGCCATTTCTCCCTGGGTGATCGCGCCATTTTCTGGCGCCGTTGCGGCTGCCGTCGTGATTGCGGTCGGCTGGGCGCTGGGCTGGCCCGCGGTGCAGGCCCCGCCGGCCGCGCCGCAAGTGACGAGTGCCACCGTCGATGCGCTGAGCGGTCGCGTCGCTGCAGTCGAAGCCAAGGTGGGTAAGCCCGCCCCCGATCCCGCGATGGCCGCGCGACTCGACGCGCTGGAGAAATCCGTCGGAACGCTGCGCAGCGACTTCGCCAATTTGCGTGCGCAGTCCGACAAGACTGCAAGCGCATTGAACGATGCCAAATCCGCGCCGCGTGATGCGTCGGCCTCGTCCGGCCTCGCGGCTCTCGGCGACCGCATTGCCCAGCTCGAGCGCGCCAGCACGACCGCGCGCGCCGAGCTCGCGCAGCAGGGCGAAAAGATCGCCGACGCCAAGCCGATGGACGACCGGCCGTTGCGCTATGTGGTCGCCGCCACCCTGCTCGACGTCGCCGTTCGCCATAACGACCCCTATGAGGCGCAGCTCGTCACGGCGCGGTCGTTCGCAGCCAAGCCCGAGATGCTGAAGCCGCTCGATGCATTTGCATCGTCGGGAATTCCGACGCCGGTCGCGCTGACCCGCGAGCTCCTCAACATCGTGCCGAAATTGTCGCCGCCGCCTGAGGCTCCCCCCGCCGGCGCCGGCATTGTCGAACGGCTTCAGGCGGGCGCTTCAAAGCTCGTTCGGATCGAGCGCACCGATGGCGTCGGCACCGACCGCGGCGCCATCGTCGCGCGCATCACCGCAGCGGCGCTGCGCAACGATTTCGTCGAGGCGCGGCGCGAGTTGAAGGCGCTGCCCGAGGCCGATCGTGCGCCGGCGCGGGCGTGGCTCGACAAGGCCGATGCCCGCGACGCTGCGCTCGCGGCCTCCCGCAAATTCGCCGACGACGCTCTGGCTGGTCTCACCAAGCCGGCTCAATAAGATTCGCGCAACAATCCGCGCGTATAGGGATAGTCATGCTTCGCATCGTCCTCTTCCTTGTTCTGATTGCGCTCGCAGGTGCCGGCGCGGCCTGGGTTGCCGATCAGCCCGGCAATGTCGTGCTGACCTGGGGCGCGTACAAGGCTTCACCTAGCATTCCGGTGTTCGTGCTCTGCCTCGGCATATTCGCCGTCCTGATCGTGTTCCTCTGGAGCATCTTGACCGTGATCTGGCGGATGCCCGGACGGATCCGCCGCCGCCGTCACGACAAGCGTCACGCGCGCGGGCGCCACGCCATTACCCACGGCTTGCTCGCGATCGGTCATGGCGACACGGGGCTTGCCCGCCGTCACGCCGAAGCGGCGCGACGGCATGCGCCCGATGATCCGCTGGCGCTGCTGTTGCATGCGCAATCGGCCCAGCTCGACGGCAATCGCGATGAGGCCCAGCGCGCATTCCGCGCCATGGCCGAGCGCGAGGACACGCGCCTGCTCGGCCTGCGCGGCCTGTTCATCGAGGCGCAGCGGGCCGACGATGCAGTCGGCGCGGTCATGATCGCGGAGGAGGCGATCAGGCTGTCTCCGTCCTCCACCTGGGCCTCGCATGCGGTGCTCGGCTTCCGCTGTGCGCGGGGCGACTGGAGCGGCGCGCTCGCGATCCTCGATTCGAATCTGTCCGCGGGCCTGATCGACAAGCAGGCCTATCGTCGGCAGCGCGGCGTGCTGCTGACGGCGCGCGCGCTGGAACTGGAGACGATGGACCGCGACGTCGCGCGCGAGAACGTGATGGAAGCCGTCAAGCTCGCGCCGACCCTGGTGCCTGCCGCCGTGCTTGCTGCGAAATTCGAGAGCGAGGCGCATCAGGTACGCCGCGCCATGAAGCTTGTCGAAGCCGCCTGGCTTGCCAACCCGCATCCCGATCTCGCCGACGCCTATGCGCATGTGAAACTCGGCGATGCCGCCCGGCAGCGTTTGCAGCGGGTGGAGACGCTCGCGGCGAAAACGTCGGCAGACAAGGCCGGCCATGTCGAGGGTCAGCTTGCGATTGCGCGCGCCGCGATCGATGCATCCGAGTTCGCCCGTGCGCGCGAGGTGCTCGCGCCTTACGTCAACGATCCGACCCAGCGCGTGGCGCTGCTGATGGCCGAGCTCGAGCGCGCCGAGCACGGCGACAGCGGCCGTGCCCGCGCCTGGACCCTGCGTGCGGTGCGCGCCCGTCACGACCCGGCCTGGACCGCGGACGGCTATGTCAGCGAGCGCTGGCGTCCGGTCTCTCCAGTCACCGGCCGGCTCGATGCATTTCAGTGGCAGACGCCGGTGGCGAGCCTGCCCTCGGACAAGGGCACGACGATCGAATCCTCGGCGTTCGAGGAAGCCATGCTCGCCGCTCCGCCGCCGAAGCAGGTGGCGGTGGCCAATGAGGTGCCGGCGGAACCGGTCGTGATCGCGCCGGCCCCGGCCCCAACGCCAACCCCGGCTCCGGCCGCGCAGGACAACGCGCCTCCCGAGGCCAAGGAAGAGCCGGCGATGGCGCCTGAGCCGGCCCAGCCGGCCCCTGAAGCCGCCGAATCATCGCCCGTGGCTGAAACCCCGGTGTTCCGGACCCGCGCCGACCTCGGCAAGCCCGCGCAGGTGCCGATCCAGGCTGTCATCCCGATCGTCCGCGCACCCGATGATCCCGGTATCGATGACGACGGCCCGAGCGATGAATTTACGGAACAAATCGGCACGTCCAAGGCCCATGCAAAGGCCCAGGCCGGCGGCTGGCGCGGATTCTGGTCCCGCTGGGGCGCGTGAGGCGCATTTCGCCTGCCGCTTGTTCTTGCCAATTCGGGCCATGCCCGATATCAGGAGCGCGCGTATCGGGGCCGGCATCGCCGGCTCCCGGCAGGGTTCGCCGCAATAGCTCAGTTGGTAGAGCACGTCATTCGTAATGACGGGGTCGGGGGTTCGAATCCCTCTTGCGGCACCAGCTCCTCCATTGATTCCATCGTCACAGCTTGAATTCTTGTCGCATCCGACCGGCGCGCGTCTGACGCTCCGCAGGTGTCGTCGCGATGCGTTGTTGAAGTTGGAGACCGTGATCTCTCTCACATAGCCGCGCGCGACTCTCGCGTAGCTTCCCGGTCACGCAAACAAGGGGAGATTTTACATGCGCAAGATGATTCTGGTTGCCGCCATGGTCCTGGCCTCCGCATCTGCCCATGCCGGCGAGCGCAGCCTGTCGATGTCGCCCGTGACGGAGCCGACCTCTGCTCCGCAAGCCACCACGATTGCCGCTCCCGTCACGCAGACCAGCGAAGCCGTTCCGAGCAACCAAGCTTCGAATCGTCCGCCTGTTGTCTCGACTCTCGCGCCTGTTGCGTCGACGGCCCCCACAACGGCGACACGCGTGTCGACGATAAAGCCCGCCAAGCCTGCCAGGACCGCAAGGGCAAGTAAGCCGAGGCACAAGCCGTATTGGAGCGAGCGCCGCATCGTCGCCGAGCTGCATCGCTACGGCATTTATTGGTAAGCCGTTATTCGGTTAGAAAACAAAATGGCCGGGCGTGAGCCCGGCCATCATTGTATCGTCGCGGTGACGCGCTTAGCGCTGCGAGATTGTCTGCACCACGCTCGAGACCGGGCGCGCATTCGTCGCACTGCTGGACGCCGGCACCTTCAACTCCTTGAGCACCGCTTCGTCATATTCGGGCAGCGAGTCGAACGTCGTCTTGGCCTTGATCTGCACGACCTTGTAGCCGCCGGCCTTGAGACGTGCGAGCAGCGTCGGCAGCGCTTCGCCGGTGCGCTTCTGGAAGTCATGCATCAGGATGATACCCTTGCCGAGCTTGTCGAGCTTGGTCATCACGTTGCTGATGATCTTGTCCGGCGTGCTCTCCTTGCGGAAATCGAAGGAGTCGAGGTCGGTCGAGAAAATTCCGACGTTGCGGCTGCCGAGATAGCTCACCAGCGCCGGATTCTGCTGAAGTTGCGGGAAGCGAAAGAACGGCGAGGGATTGGTGCCCAGCGCCCATTTCACGGCGCTAAAGCCCTTCTCGATCTCGTCCTTGGCCTGCTGCTCCGTCATCTTCTTGCCGTTGAGATTGAGGTGCGACCAGGTGTGCGTGCCTACCGTGTGGCCCTGGGCCAGAACCTGGCGCAGGATCTCCGGATGCCAGGTGGCGTGCTTGCCGACCGAGAAGAACAGGCCCTTGGTGCATTCATCAGCCAGCGCCTTCAGGACAGCCGGCGTGTTGTGCGGCCAGGGACTGTCGTCGAAGGTCAGCACGACCTCCTTGTCGGCAAGGAAATCAAACTGCTTGTACTGCTCGAAGCCGAAGCCCGGACCGCCGGTGGTGTCGATCTCGACCACGCGCGACACGCCCAACGCATTCGGATTGGTGCAGGTCGACGTCTGCTGAACCGGTGCCACTGCCGGTACGGGCGCAGGCGCGGGAGCTGCGGCCAGAGCCGCGGGTTTGCCCGCGATCGCCGCGGTAGTCTCGACGTCGTCCTTGGCGGCGAGCTTGGCCGGCGCCGGCAGAGGATCGGCAGCGCGGGCGGCTGTTGTCTTAGGGGCGCCCTGGTCGGCGCGCGAGGAATAAAAGTACCAACCTCCGGCGATCACGACCGCCGCAAGGACACTGGCCAGCATCAGGCCTAACGCATTACGCATCGCTACTCTTTCCAAATACGCAACCAAACCAGCGGAATGTCCCGCGCGCCCGGCCATTAATGCGAAGGAACAGTTAACGTGACACCAACGCGACAGCGGTTGCGGAGGAATTTCAGGCAGGTGCGCCAAAGTGACCGATGTCACGGAGGGTGGGTCGCTTGTGACGGTCATCACAGTTGACCCAGTTTTGTTGGGGCATGGTCGCTCCCGTCAACAACGGGCCCGCATCCCGCGGCGCCAATGGGAGCTTCAAATGACCAAGTCTTTCTCTGCCAAAATCCGCGACACCGGCCTGGCTCTGGGCTTTGCCGCCATCGTCTCGATCATCTCGACCAGTTCGAGCTTCGCCTTCTCCGAGGCCACGAAGCAGGCCTGCTATAGCGACGCCTTCCGCCTCTGCGCGTCGGAGATTCCCAACATCCAGAAGACCACGGCGTGCATGATGCAGCGTAAATCCCAACTGAGCGCGGGCTGTCGCACTGCGGTCGAAAAGGAGCTGGGTGGCGGCGCCGCAAACAAGGTCGTTGACGCCTCGAACAACCAATAAGAGCGCACGCCGCAAAACCGGCGCCGTCTCACTCAAGCTCCCCGCATGATGCCCCCCGGCGTGTAGCCGGGGCCACGCGGCGGCAATAGTCTCCCTGTCAACATAGCCGTTGCGGCGTTGGCAGCGTCCCTCTAGCTTCGCGCTCACATTTTTCGGGTACGAGGCCTTATGCGATGACCAGATTTCTCTTCATTGTTTCCTTGATTCTGTGCGCATCCGCTGCGTCCGCGCAGCAGCAGCCCGGCCAAGACGCATGTGCGCGCGACGTCTCGCGTCATTGCCGCGCCGTGATGAATAATGGCGATGGCGCGGTGCTCGCCTGCCTGAAGCAGAATCGCGCCAAGCTGAGCAAGGCCTGCGACAAGGTGCTGACCGATCACGGACAGTAAGGATAAGAGCTAGCGACTGATACTGCTGCCCGCTGCGGTCGCGACGACAGGCAGCACCTCGCTTGCCGCGCGGTCCGGCGTCTCTTCCTTCCAGCGTACCGAGCCGAACGGCCGCTCCAGCATGCGGCGGATCCGCACCGGCTCGATGCCGATATGGAGCTCGTTCGCGCGCTGGTACAGCGCGCGTTCGGATTGGGTCGCACGGTTGCGCTGACGCAGATAGTCGAGCCAGGTCGGACAGTGATAGCGTTCGGTCCACAATTCCGGTTCGGCAATGTCGCGCGCGATCGACCAGCCATAGGCACCGTTACGCTGTCGCGACAACTGCACGTCCTGCATGATGTTATGGAAGGCGCGGGCGTTTTCCTGCGCGACGCGGTATTCGATCTCGACCACGAGCGGGCCGCTGCGCGCGGTGAGCGAGAGCTTGACCTCGGGGTCGGCCAGCACATCCGCGTCTTCATTGCGGGCGCCGACGCGCGGCATCGTCAGCCAGATGCCGAGCACCGGCGAGACCAGCATCAGGCCTGCCGCGGTCAGTAGCGCGACCTCGACGCCGGCAGAGTCGGTGAGGTGACCCCAGCCCCACGCGCCGACCGCGATACCGCCGGAGATCGAGGCCTGGAATGCCGCGAGCGAGCGTCCCGCGACCCAACGCGGCGCCGAGAGCTGCACGCCGATGTTGAACAGCGCCACCGCGGCCATCCAGACCGCGCCGGCCAGCACCAGCGCGGCCGCGGTGAGCACCGGCTCGGTGCTCAGGCCAATCGCCGCCATCGCAAAAGCCATCGAGATGGTGCAGGCGCGGATCGCCGCTTCGCCGCTCATGCGCTTGCGCAGCTCGTGGATGTTGAGCGCGCCGATCACGGCGCCCATGCCGAAGGCACCCAGCATGATGCCGTAGGTCTGCGCGCCGCCATGCAGGAGGTCGCGCGCGACCAGCGGCATCAGCGCCATGATCGCGCCGCCGATCAGGCCCATCACCAGAGTGCGCAGCAGCACGATCTTGATCGGCGGCGAATTGGTGATGTAGCGGAAGCCCGACACCATGGCACGGTTGAGCTTCTCCCGCGGCAAGCGGGACGGTTCGGTGGTCCGCCGCCAGAGCAGCAGCACCACCAGCAGCGGCAGATAGAGGATCGCGTTGCAGGCGAACGCCGCCACCGCGCCGAGCGCGGCGACGATC encodes:
- a CDS encoding MFS transporter, whose translation is MTEQTDRQQRSADGITAPLQYTIFRRIWLASLLSNLGLLIQGVGAAWAMTQMAASADKVALVQTALMLPIMLISMPAGAIADMYDRRIVTLVALMIALIGASALTILAGLKLIAPESLLAFCFVVGSGNALFGPAWQSSVSEQVPPEALPSAVALNGISYNIARSFGPAVGGVIVAALGAVAAFACNAILYLPLLVVLLLWRRTTEPSRLPREKLNRAMVSGFRYITNSPPIKIVLLRTLVMGLIGGAIMALMPLVARDLLHGGAQTYGIMLGAFGMGAVIGALNIHELRKRMSGEAAIRACTISMAFAMAAIGLSTEPVLTAAALVLAGAVWMAAVALFNIGVQLSAPRWVAGRSLAAFQASISGGIAVGAWGWGHLTDSAGVEVALLTAAGLMLVSPVLGIWLTMPRVGARNEDADVLADPEVKLSLTARSGPLVVEIEYRVAQENARAFHNIMQDVQLSRQRNGAYGWSIARDIAEPELWTERYHCPTWLDYLRQRNRATQSERALYQRANELHIGIEPVRIRRMLERPFGSVRWKEETPDRAASEVLPVVATAAGSSISR